A single Fusarium oxysporum Fo47 chromosome IV, complete sequence DNA region contains:
- a CDS encoding thioredoxin-like protein, with product MSSPFRLMRPVAQAARSGAVTFAARPFHSTAARFAVQDIKTTKEFKDLVSTTDKAVLIDCFATWCGPCKAISPILNKLSEEKALSDNIQFVKFDVDELPDLTAELGVRAMPTFFVFKNGSKVDELVGANPQALQSMLAKHVA from the exons ATGTCCTCTCCCTTCCGTCTTATGCGACCTGTCGCCCAGGCTGCTCGATCTGGCGCTGTGACTTTCGCTGCCCGGCCATTCCATAGCACGGCTGCTCGATTCGCTGTGCAGGATATCAAGAC AACGAAAGAGTTTAAGGACCTTGTTTCTACAACAGACAAGGCTGTTCTTATCGACTGCTTCGCTACATGGTGCGGTCCTTGCAAGGCCATCTCTCCCATCCTCAACAA GCTCTCGGAAGAGAAGGCTCTTTCAGACAACATCCAATTCGTCAAGTTTGACGTCGATGAGCTCCCCGACCTGACCGCCGAGCTCGGCGTTCGCGCTATGCCAActttcttcgtcttcaagaATGGAAGcaaggttgatgagttggTCGGTGCTAACCCTCAGGCTCTCCAGTCGATGCTGGCCAAGCATGTTGCATAA
- a CDS encoding FAD dependent oxidoreductase yields MANTIVVVGAGVSGLTSAYLLSKNKGNKITVVGKHMPGDYDIEYASPFAGANVCPMATRESSRWERRTWVEFKKLCEQVPEAGIHFQKCHIQRRKKDAEAAKNQTFPDALFMEEPWYKEIFEDFREQNPDEVTRGYDSGCEFTSVCINTAIYLPWLVGQCLKNGVVFKRGILTDISEAKKLSHTGNVPNIIVNATGLGSLKLGGVKDETMAPARGQIVLVRNESTPMLITSGVEDGGADVMYLMQRAAGGGTILGGTYDIGNWESQPDPNIAQRIMQRIVEARPEVADGKGVKGLSVIRHAVGLRPWRRDGLRLEEEKLDDETWIVHNYGHSGWGYQGSYGCAEGVVEIVDKVGKAAKSKL; encoded by the exons ATGGCGAACACAATCGTCGTCGTTGG TGCTGGTGTTTCTGGCTTGACGTCCGCCTACCTCCTttccaagaacaagggcaACAAGATCACTGTCGTGGGCAAGCATATGCCCGGTGACTATGATATTGAATATGCCTCGCCATTTGCTGGTGCCAACGTCTGCCC TATGGCCACACGAGAAAGCAGCAGATGGGAACGTCGAACATGGGTAGAGTTCAAGAAACTGTGCGAACAAGTCCCCGAGGCGGGCATTCACTTCCAAA AGTGCCACATTCAAAGACGAAAGAAGGACGCAGAAGCAGCAAAGAACCAAACATTCCCTGATGCACTCTTCATGGAAGAGCCCTGGTATAAGGAGATCTTTGAGGATTTCCGAGAACAGAACCCTGATGAAGTCACTCGCGGCTACGACTCAGGCTGCGAATTCACATCTGTCTGCATCAATACCGCCATCTACCTTCCCTGGCTCGTCGGTCAATGTCTGAAAAACGGCGTGGTCTTCAAGAGAGGTATCCTGACCGATATCAGCGAGGCCAAGAAACTGAGCCACACGGGCAACGTTCCcaacatcatcgtcaacgcGACAGGCCTAGGCTCCTTGAAGCTGGGTGGTGTCAAGGATGAGACTATGGCGCCTGCACGCGGACAGATTGTGCTGGTGCGCAACGAGAGCACACCCATGCTCATCACATCTGGAGTTGAGGATGGCGGTGCCGATGTCATGTACCTCATGCAGCGAGCAGCTGGTGGTGGCACAATCTTGGGTGGAACTTACGATATCGGCAACTGGGAGTCTCAACCAGACCCCAATATCGCCCAACGTATCATGCAGCGCATCGTTGAGGCACGCCCTGAGGTCGCTGATGGTAAGGGAGTTAAGGGACTGAGTGTGATTCGACACGCTGTTGGACTGCGTCCTTGGAGACGAGATGGACTCCGacttgaggaggagaagttAGACGATGAGACGTGGATCGTGCACAACTATGGCCACTCTGGCTGGGGATATCAAGGCTCATATGGCTGCGCTGAGGGTGTAGTTGAGATTGTTGACAAGGTTGGCAAAGCTGCCAAGTCTAAGCTGTAG